The window TGGGCTCAAGGTGGGCTAGAAGTATTATTTCACTATGTACCCAAAATGTTTAAGTGGCGATTACGGCGTATGTGGCCTGTAATGCTAGAAACCTTAACAAGTATTGTATGGGCCTACGTCATTTTATTGATCATCGTATTATTTTTTGCTGGCCTGTTCGTACCAATACCAGCTCAATGGTACATCCATACGTTGCTACCGCAATGGTACGGCGCACTGCTAGGTATTACATGCATTGTACAGTTTGGTGTCAGTTTATATATAGACAAACGTTATGACGGTGATCGTTTCATCCGTAACTATATTTGGATTATTTGGTATCCAATATTTTTTTGGCTATTGAGTGTTTTTACTACGGTTTTCGCTTTGCCGAAAACATTATTCAAAAAACCTAAACAGCGTGCGCGGTGGATTAGTCCAGACCGTGGTTTCAGGGGAGGAAATGAAAAATGAATCAGCAATTTATTCGTACTATTGTGACGAACATTGAACATGATGTAAGTAAGTTAGATATTCCCAAATATATAGATAAACCTGAATATGTGACTAATCGTAAAGCTGGCTATAGTTTGCAGATGATCGGATGGTTATTGTGGATATGGTTATTATTACCTTTGTTCACAATTGTACTTTGGATGTATGAATTTTGGGTTGTTCATCAGTATGTCATGATCCCACCAATAATTGCACAAGTTTATAATTTACGTTTTATTGTATTGGGTATATCACTTCTTGTGGTGACATTGTTGTTATGGGCAAGTTATAACTGGTATCGGTTTAAAGATAATGAACGTAGGTTGAAAATGGAAAATACACCATTAGAAGAGTTTGTTCATTTCTTCGGCGTAACTTTGGCAGATCAGCAAAAGATGCAATCTGCCAAAACACTCATTTTACATTATGATGTTCAAGGGCAGTTATGTGATTTCGATATCATTGGTAGTCAAAAGCTTGTTTTATAGCATTAGCATTTGGATGCTGTTGTACAAAGTCCTCAGGATAATAGCCAATATGTTTAGCATTAAGATCTTTAAGCAATATAATATCTGCTTTAATTTTTAGGCTATTAATCGCTATATTTTTATGCCAATCGAAGGTTTGTAGTTCAAATACAGTGCGTTCTAAATTAGGATCGTACTGTTTTGAATTCTTCACAAGCTGTTGGTAGAACATTTGATGGTCTGGTGCTTGTTCCATATAAGGCATCGCCATAATGGCATTATAATCATAGTATTTAAATGTACTTTTTAACGATTGGGCAAACCATTTCTCACTTTCAGGATTAAGTGTAATTGGTGCATATGAGTTACGAGCGGTCTTTATATTGGGTTGTTTACATTTGACAATTTTTGAAACCCCATAAGCGAGTTGATCTAAATATTCTGTTTTATGTTTTGCAAAAAGGATCTGTTGTGGTTGCCACGGCTTGAAGACATAATGCTTATTAAAGCCCCATGAGTTAAAAGTGGCTAGGGCTAGGTGTTGTGTGTCCTCAAAGTCATTGAGTGTTATATCATCATGAAATAGTATGCCGTCTACTGGATTATTCGCAGCGAAGTCCTGATAAATTTCTGCAATGATTTTGATATTATTTGTATCAAACGGAGATAGACGAATATAGCCATCTCTGTTGTTTTTTGCGTGTTCAACATAAGTTAAGTTTGGTGTAGTTGGCTCCCATGCTATTAGAGGTAGCCAAGCAAAAATAGCTTGTACATCAGTAAACTGCTTTATTTGTTGAGAAACCGTATTAAAAATATTATCTCTAGTTGGTATATGGCGATTTTTAAAATAAACCGTACTCGCAGATCCATTGGCATCGGGATCTGCAAAAGCTTGTAAAAAAATAGTATTAGGGCGGATTTGGTTGATACGTGAAATCAGTGCGAGGATGTTACGTTGTTGTTGGACTTTATCTGTATCGAATACATAGTCCAAATCAACATGCATGATATTCATATTACTGGGTACTTTACTCGGCGTTGTGTTGAATTCACATTGTGTCGAAAGAGGAATATAAGACTGTATTGGATGTTTTTTAAAGTCTAAATATTCTGCAAATGTTGATGTTGAATGTAACAATGATGCTATAAATATTAGTAGTAAGTTTTTCATTAATATACACTTTATTTTTTGTTAAGGCAAAATTAACTTATCATAGATAAAGCAGAGTAAATAAAAAATAATTGTTTTAATGTGTAAGCTGAACATTTTTATTGTGAGGCAAAATAATATAAATAAGATTCTTAAGAAATTGAATGCTCTATGAGGCAGAGCATCGAAAAACGAACCTATAGCTATCACTTAAGTTCTATCTCAACTATCATAAAAATAGCTGAGACAAACAGTTTTATATTCAACTTTAATAAATAAATTTAGAAATTTTATCCGCTGTTTGGATAACCATCTCTGCAATTTCATTTCTAAAATAATCTTCCTCATACGTACCTAATGGGCAGCTGACGGATAATACGGCTGTTACTTTACCCGTGGATTGTTTAAAAATGGGCACAGCACAGGCGGCCATATCATGATTGTAATGCCCCCAGCTCACCATAGATCGCTGTGTTTTGACAAAGCTTAAACGCTGCAAAAGTGTTTTAAGATTTTTGGGGGTTAATTCGGAAAAAGTATCCCATTGATTGAAATTTTTATAGCGGTCACGAATTTCCGTTTCGGGTAAATCTGCGAGTAACATTTGCCCTATCACAGTTGCATGAGCCGGCCAGCGAGTTCCTAAACCAATGTTACTGGTGAATGTTCCATTGGATTGCACATTGTTGATAAAGACGATATGCGTACCTTCTAAAATGGATAAATGTACCGCAAGTTTGGTTTGATCACGCAGTTCTTTCATCAAAGGAGTGGCGAGATCTAATAAAGATTGTTTCGACAAGCTATTAAAGCCAAGCTCCATCACTTTTGAATCAAGCGCATAGGTTTTTTGAGAAGCTTTTCTCAGGAAGCCACATGATTCTAATGTGTAAATCAGACGGAAAGCACTAGAACGGTTTACATCTAAAATTTCGGCGATTTCCGTGATGGTCATTTCTTGGGTTTGCTGATTAAAAGCTTGCAAAATTGCCAAGCCACGTACCAAACCGGGTACTAAATAACGGTCGTCATTTTTTATGAGTTCAGATTCTTGAGAGTCTGTTTCAACACTTAAATTCATCGAATAAATATTCCTGTAAAAAAGGCTAATTACTAAATTTCATTTTCTTAATAAGCCTATTGTAACTGCAAAACAGATGTAGATGATAGTTTTATATATAAAACTTAATTTTTTAAGTAAAACGTAAAATAATGTGTAATAAAAATCAAGTTGCTGAAATTTAATGATTTATATAGTTTGACAAAAAAATAAGCATAGGAGTATTCTTAATTAAAGTTTGTTATATCAAATAATGTTTTATATATAAAACAAATGAGGATGCAAGGATGAGTTGGATCTCAGTTTGTCAGCAAGATGACGTAACCGAAGACGAGCCAAAAGCCATAGAAGTTGACGGTAAGAAAATTGGCGTATTTTTCATCGATGAAAAATATTTTGCTATCGAGAATGTTTGCCCACATGCCTACGCATTATTAACAGAAGGCTTTATTGAAGATCAGACCGTTGAATGTCCTTTGCATGAGGCGATTTTTGATATTCAAACAGGTGAGCTAAAGAGTGGACCAGGATGTCGTGATCTATGCACTTATCCTGTACGTGTTGAAGGGCAAGAAGTTCAAATTCAACTCTAGGTCTTAATGAGAAGGAAGGAATCGCGTGAAAACATTTAATGAGAAGCTAGCTAACTGGATCCATGCAGTGCCAGCAACCGAAGCAGGAATTAACAATATCCAAGTTCCAGGACAGCCAGAATTATTAATTTGGCAAACTCGTTATAAAGAACCAACGGTTTATGAGCAAGACTTTGTACAACATTTAATCAAAGCATTTTCAGCGGGTGTAACTGAGCTGAATGATCTCGTACAGACTTTAAATCAGCAAGGTTTCCGTTGTGAGTCTGGTGAGCTTTGGACTTCTGAAAGTTTTTCAGAAGAAATGCAACGTTTAGGTTATTGATTCAAGGAAGAACGATTATGAACGCAGCAGTATCAGCTACGCCGAGTGTCGAAGAATATTTAGATTTAGGTTTACGTGATCAATGGCATCCAGTGCTTGCAAGCTGGGAAGTCGCCGCAAATCCAGTGGGTATCACTCGTTTGGGTGAGAATATTGTGGTTTGGCGTGATGACCAAGGTCAAGTTCATGCTTTAGAAGATCGTTGTCCGCATCGTGGTGCACGTCTTTCTTTAGGTTGGAATCTTGGAAATCGTGTGGCTTGTTGGTATCACGGTGTTGAGGTTCGCCATGACGGTGTGGTTGAAGATGTACCAGCGGTACATGAATGTCCAATGAAAGGCACAAAATGTATTAAAAGCTATCCAGTGATCGAAGCACATGGTGCAATTTTCCTTTGGTTTGGGATCGACCCAAATGAAGAACCGAAAGCACTCGATTTTCCTGAACAACTTGCGAGTGAAGAGTGGAGTGCATTTCTTTGCCAAGCAGATTGGAAAGTGAATCATCAATATGCGATTGATAATGTCATGGACCCAATGCATGGTAGCTATTTGCATTGTACTTCGCACTCAATGGCTGAAGGGGACCGCACTGCAGAAATGAAGCACCGTTCAACTGAACATGGTTTTGTTTTTGAGAAAGAAGGTCAAATTGGTGTTAATTTCGACTGGGTTGAATATGCCAATACAGGTGCAAGCTGGTTAAGACTTTCCATTCCTTATCGCAAAGATTTTGGGCCGGGTGGTGAGTTCTGGATCGTGGGCTATGCAACACCAATTGATGCTAAGAATACCCGTGTATTCTTCTGGCGTTGTCGTAAAGTTAGTGGTTGGCAACGTAATGTGTGGCGCTTCCTTTACCGCAATCATTTAGAAAAATTGCATTGGGACGTATTGGAACAAGATCGCATTATTTTAGAAAACCTTGCACCGAATGCTCGTCAACAAGAATTCCTCTATCAACATGATGTCGGTTTGTCTCGTTTACGCCGTTTAATGAAAAAAGAAGCAGAAAAGCAGTTAAAGAAAATTGCAGCTTTGAATACCTCAAACCGTATTGAAATGCAGGAAGAAGCGCATGGCTAATGTTGCATTGTTACAAGGCAAAAAAGTCCTTGTCACAGGCGCGGCAAGAGGCTTGGGACGCGACTTTGCACAAGCAATTGCTGAAGCAGGTGCTCAAGTTGTCATGGCGGATATTTTAGATGAACTTGTTCAGAAAGAAGCGATTGAACTTCAACAACGAGGTTTAAAAGTTGAGGCTGTAAAAATTGATTTGTCTGATGCTGTTTCAATTCAGCAGGCTGTAGAACAGGCTGTTGAATATTTAGGTGGAGTAGACGGTTTAGTCAATTGTGCTGCACTTGCAACCAATGTGGGCGGTAAAAGTTTGATGGACTATGACGCTGATCTTTGGGATCGGGTCATGAACATTAATGTCAAAGGTACATGGTTGGTCACTAAGGCATGTGTTCCATATCTCAAACAGGCGAATGCTGGAAAAGTGATTAATGTCGCCTCTGATACAGCGTTGTGGGGTGCACCAAATCTGATGGCTTATGTTGCGAGTAAAGGTGCATTGGTTGCCATGACACGCTCGATGGCGAGAGAGCTTGGGCAATTCAATATTTGTATCAATACGCTTTCACCGGGTTTAACACTGGTAGAGGCGACTGAATATGTACCGCAAGAACGTCATGATTTATATGTGAATGGTCGTGCGATTCAGCGTCAGCAACTACCACAGGATTTAAACGGAACAGCACTGTATTTACTGTCGGATTTGTCTTCATTTGTGACAGGTCAAAATATTCCAGTGAATGGCGGTTTTGTCTTTAATTAAGGAGTTTATCTCATGATTACAGGGATTGAGATTTTAAAGTTTGGTGTTGAGGACAGGGCTGCTTCCAATAAGTTTTTGGCAGACTTTGGATTAACTCAGAGAAGTTCAGATATTGAAGGTACTGATCTTTATCAAACCCAAAATGGTAGCAAGATTTATTTGTTTGATTGTGATGATACACGTCTACCTCAGGCCATTGAATCAGGCTCTACCTTACGTGAAGTGACGTGGGGGCTTGATGACGCCGAACAAGATTTAGCAGATTTAGCAGATCGTTTGGCTGATGTGGATGGATACCAAGCCACCACTGATCTGGTGCAATGTATAGATCCAAATGGAATGACGATTCGTTTTCAACAAAGTTTCACGCATGAGTTACCTGCACTAAGAACTGAAGGGATCAATCAATATGGCAGTGTAAATCGTATTAATGCTGCCAGTCCTGTATACGAGAAAGGTCAACCTGTGGCGGTTGGTCATGTAGTGTTCTTTACTCCAGATTTAGAAAAAACTGAGAAATTCTATATTGAAAAACTGGGTTTCTATCTATCTGATGCCTATCGTAATCGTGGTGCATTCTTACGCTGTCGTGGCAAGGGTTTTCATCATGACCTGTTTTTATTGTCGATCCCAAATAAACCTGCTGGTCTAAACCATGTTGCTTTTGTGGTACGTGATATTCACGAAGTGATTGGTGGCGGTTTGAATATGAACCGTTCTGAGTGGTCAACTTTTATAGGTCCTGGTCGGCATCCAATTTCTTCGGCTTATTTCTGGTATGTCAATTCACCATTGGGGGGTGCATTTGAGTATTACACCAATGATGATTATTTGACTGAAGAATGGCAGCCGCGTGTTGAAGAGCATCGTTTGGAACTATTCACTGAATGGGCGATCGAGGGTGGTTTAGATGACCATACCCGCCGTCAGGTTAAACCTGCATAAAACGCGATGAAGCAGGGAGAAATGCTATGGAAAGAATCGTGATCGTTGGGGCGGGACAAGCCGCAGGTTGGGCTGTTAGTACGCTGCGTCAAAATGGTTTCTTAGGTGAAATCCATGTGGTTTCCAATGAGGATCAGGTGTTTTACGAACGTCCGCCACTTTCAAAACAAGTACTTTCGAAAGAGGCGAGTTATGAAAGCTTAAATTTGTTTTCAACAGAGCAGGTGCAAGAATTTAATATTCAATGGCATAAGCCTGATGTGGCAACCCAAGTCGACCGTCAGCAGAAGCAAGTGGTTTTAGAAAGTGGCCAAATATTGCCTTATGACAAGTTATTGATTGCAACGGGAAGTCGTGCTCGTGTGCCAGTTAACACATGGCAGTTTATTCCAAATGTTGTCACGCTTCGCAATGTACAAGACTGTGAACGCCTTGCAGAAATTTTACAACATGCTCAAAAGTTGGCAGTTGTTGGTGGTGGTTGGATCGGTTTAGAAATTGCAGCGACTGCTCGTAAACAGGGCAAAGAGGTTCATATTTTTGAATATGGCGATCGTCTTTGTGCTCGAAGTGTCAGTCCTGATGTATCTGATTTTTTGAAAGCGATGCATGAGCAACAAGGTACGCAAATTCATTTGAATAGTAAAAACTTACATTTGATTGAAGCAGGTCATCACAAAGTAGAAGTGGTGAATCACCCCAATACGACTGAACTATTTGATTGTGTGGTGGTTGGTGCAGGTGCTGATATTGCAAAAGAGCTGGGTGTCAATGCCGGCTTGGATGTCAAAGACGGTATCGTAGTGAATTGTTTTGGTCAAACCTCTGATCAAGATATTTATGCTGCAGGTGATGTGGCGATCCATCCTAGTTTAGGTTATTGCATTCAGTCATGGGCAAATGCGCAGAACCAAGCAATTGCAGCCGCTAAATCGATGCTGGGTATTGAAACTGAATATACCGATATTCCATGGTTATGGTCGGATCAATATCACTTCAATATTCAGATATTAGGGACTTATCAACCAGAAAGAACCAAGCAGACAGTGGTACGTAGAAGTACGGATGATCAATGTAGTTATCTGTATCTGGATGATCAAAATTGTTTAATCAATATGATCGCAATCAATGACTCAAAATTGGTCAAATTGGCAAAACGTTGGATGCAGTCCAATACCGTATTAGACCCAAAACTATTAGCAGACCCTGAATTTAATGTCATGAAATTAAAACCATAAACATTAAATTCTGGTTCATGACTCAATCGAAGGAATGAAGTATGAGTAATGAAGAAAAAAGTGGATTTAAGCATTGGGTGCCAGCTTTTGTCCTAATGGTGTGCGTTGTACTTGCATTTTTTGACAAGATTAGTATTGCGGTTTTATTTGCTGATCCACATTTCCAAGATGCAATGCAGATTGCGGAGAATAAAGCCAAGTTAGGATGGTTAATGACCAGTTTCTTGCTGGCATATGGCTTTTCATCTGTATTTCTCAGTTTCCTGGGGGATATTTTCGACCCTAAGAAAATGCTGTTTTGGAGTGTCGCGTCGTGGGGTGTGCTTATGCTGTGCATGGGCTTTACCACGAGCTATGCAGGCATGTTGTTCTTACGTATTTTGCTTGGATTGGCTGAAGGTCCGTTATTCGCCTTGGCTTATACCATTGTGAAACAGACTTATACTGATCGTCAGCAAGCCCGTGCTTCGACCATGTTTTTGCTGGGAACACCAATTGGTGCTTTCCTGGGCTTTCCGATCACCGCAGCAGTCTTGGCCAAATACGATTGGCATACCACCTTCTTTGTGATGGCCGCGCTCACACTTGTTGCCTTAGTCGCCATTGTCATTGGTTTACGTGGTCTACAACTTAAGAAAACCATTGATCTGGAATCGACCAGCAAACGCGTCAATTTCAAAGGTCATATCCTGAATACCAAGGTTTTATTGCAGAACCGTTCATTTTGGTTGGTGTGTATTTTCAATATCGCCTTGATGACCTATTTGTGGGGATTAAACAGTTGGGTGCCATCTTATTTAATCCAAGACAAAGGCTTCAATCTTAAAGAGTTTGGTATTTATTCAAGTTTCCCATTCATTGCGATGTTAATTGGTGAAATTGTCGGTGCATTTTTGTCTGACAAGACCGGACGCCGCGCGATCCAAGTTTTTGGTGGCTTATTGGTGGCAGGTATTTTCATGTACGTCATGGTGATTATGACCAATCCATTTTTAGTCATCGCAGCGATGTCTTTGAGTGCAATGGCATGGGGTTTTGGTGTCGCAGCAGTCTTTGCATTACTTGCACGAGTGACGACAGCTGATGTCGGTGCAACAGCAGGCGGGATTTTCAATGGAATGGGCAATTTTGCCAGTGCAATTGCCCCAGTTCTTATCGGTTACATCGTGATGCAAACAAACAGTTTTAATTTAGGAATTACCTTCTTAGCAGCAGTCGCCGTTATTGGGTCATTCTTCTTGGTTCCTTTATTGAAACGTTATTAATCAAACTATTCATCAAAAACTTAGGAGTTAAACATGTCTACTCAACAATTTGAATCATGGAAACAGCCTGAAGGCGCTAGTTTAGAAGATTGGTTAAACACACGTATCGCACGTTTCGAAACACGTAAATATGATTTCGATGCGTTGAAATTCCAAGCGGATTACGACCCGAAATATCGCCGTGCGCAAATGCGTTATATGGGGACAGGTGCAACAGGTGTGGTTAATGATGGCAACACGGTTCCAGCTGAAAACTTTACCTTTTCAACCATGGTATTACCTGCTCAATGTGAAGGTCCATTGCATATCCACCACGATGTGGAAGAAGTGTTCTTCATGTTACGTGGCGAGATTGACCTGTTCATCGAGCATAACGGTGAAAAATTTCAAACCAAATTGAAAGAGCGTGATCTGATTTCAATTCCACCGGGTATTTATCGTGGTTTGTTTAACCCTGGCCAAGAAGATGCTTTGATGTGTGTGATGTTGGGTGCTGGGAAACCAACTATTCCAAACTATCCACCTGAGCATCCATTATCTCAAATCAAACGTTAATCAACACGATTAATTGTAAAAAAGGAATGAAGTGATGACTTTGATTGACACATTAGCCAAATACCCAGTGAAAACCATTGAGATCGATGGTCAGCTGCAAGCCTATCGCGAAGCTGGACAAGGCCAAACGCTGATTCTTTTACATGGTATTAGCTCTGGTTCTGCATCATGGGTCAATCAGCTTAATGTCCTTAGTCATCACTTTCATGTCATTGCTTGGGATGCACCGGGTTATGGCTTATCTGAGGGTTTAAATACGGAACAGCCAAATGCAACCGATTATGCTCAGCGTGTGCTGGCGATCATAGATGCATTGGCGATTTCTAAAGCCATCATTGTAGGTCATTCATTAGGTGCATTACAGGCAAGTGCTTTTGCCCATCTATATCCTGAACGTGTTGAAACCTTAATCATTGCCAATGCAGCGCAGGGTTATCAACGATCGGATGAAGACACCAAAGCACAGGTTTATCAGAAACGCCCAAATCTATTGAAAAGTTTGGGCAATGCGGGGATGGCGGCAAGCCGTGGTCCACATTTAATTTATAAACAAGACCCTCAAGCACTGGCATTGGTTGGTGAAGTGATGGGGCAGCTCACTTTAGACGGTTTTACGCGAGCATCGTATTTGTTGGCGTATGACGAGATTAGAAATTATTTAACAGATATCAAAGTTCCATGTGTGGTGATTGCTGGTGACAAGGATGAAATCACGCCCGCTCAAGCCATCATGGAGCTGGCGATGGAAATGCAATTGAGCCGATGTCATCTCATTACAGATGCAGGTCATCTGAGTTATGTCGATCAACCTGATCAGTTTAACGACATTGTTTTATCGGCAAATTAATTAAACGAGAGATATGGATATGAGCTTCCAAGTTGAAGGAAAAGTAGCAGTTGTAACAGGTGGCTCGTCAGGCATTGGTTTGGCTGCTGTAGAAATTTTAGTTGCAGAAGGTGCAAAGGTCGCATGGTGTGGTCGAGATGAAGCCCGTTTAGCGGCATCAAAACTTTATATTTTAGAGAAATATCCACATGCCAATATTTACACCAGTATCTGCAATGTTTTGGACAAAGAAGACGTAAAACGATTTGCACGAGATGTAAAACAAAACTTAGGCAATGTCGACATGTTGATCAATAACGCGGGTCAAGGTCGTGTGTCGAATTTTGAAAATACCCAAGACGAAGATTGGATGAAAGAGATTGAGCTGAAGTATTTCAGTGTATTACATCCCGTTCGCGCATTTTTAGACGATTTAAAACAGTCTGCATCTGGCTCAATCACCAATGTGAACTCATTGTTAGCCCTGCAACCTGAACCGCACATGATCGCAACCTCATCTGCACGTGCGGCATTGCTGAATCTCACTCATTCACTGGCACATGAATTTACTCAATATGGTGTCCGTGTGAACTCAATCCTTTTGGGTATGGTGGAGTCGGCACAGTGGAAACGCCGTTTTGAAACACGTTCTGATCCGAATGCAACATGGGAACAGTGGACAGGCAATATTGCTAAAAATCGTGGAATCCCGATGCAACGTTTAGGTAAGCCAGAAGAACCTGCACGTGCCTTGGTATTTCTCGCATCGCCTTTAGCTTCCTATACCACAGGTTCAACACTCGATGTCTCTGGTGGATTTAATAAACATTTATAAGGTGTGCACATGAAACAGTTGATGATGATTGGTTTTGGCGCAATGGCAGCAGAAGTGTATACCCATATGCCGCAAGACTTACAACTTAAATGGATTGTGGTACCAGCACGGAGTGTTGAAAAAGTTCAGGCGCAAGTTGCTCCTGACGTGCAAGTGATTAGCTCGATTGATGAATGTCAGGGTACACCTGATTACGTGATTGAAGTTGCGGGTCAAGCTGCGGTGAAAGAGCATGCGCAAAAGGTTTTGGAAAAGGGTTGGACCATCGGGTTGATCTCGGTTGGAACTTTGGCGGATAACGAGTTTTTGATTCAGTTAAAAAATACCGCGGAGCAACATGATGCCCATTTACATCTTTTGGCAGGGGCGATAGCCGGAATTGATGGAATCTCAGCGGCGAAAGAAGGTGGCTTGGAAAAGGTCACATACAAAGGATGCAAGAGTCCAAGAAGTTGGCGTGGTAGCTATGCAGAGCAATTGGTTGATTTAGATCAGGTGAGTGAAGCAACCGTTTTTTTTCGTGGTACAGCGCGTGAGGCCGCATTGAAGTTTCCTGCCAATGCCAATGTTGCAGCGACGATTGCACTTGCAGGTTTAGGTATGGATGAAACCATGGTGGAACTCACGGTTGATCCAAACATCAATAAAAACAAGCACACCATCGTGGCAGAAGGTGTATTTGGTGAAATGACGATTGAATTGGTCGGTGTACCTTTGGCGAGTAACCCGAAAACCTCGACATTGGCTGCACTCAGTGTGATTCGTGCCTGTCGCAATAGTGTTCAAGCAATTCAGATTTAAAGGATTTGATCATGGTAAAGGAAATTTATATCGCTGGTGAATGGCGATTAGGTCGAGGCGACACGATTCAAAGTCTGTTTCCAGCAGATCAATCTGTGAATGCTGAGATTTCAACGGCAAGTTTAGATGATGTCAATGAAGCGATTGAAAAGGCTGATTTGGCATGGCGCAAGGCGGAGTGGCGCAACAGCATGCCACACGAGCGTGCGCGCATTTTGTATAAAGTAGCCGACATTATTGAAGCGCGTGTGGATGAGCTATCAAAGCTGCAAACTCGTGATAACGGTAAACCATTGGCTGAAACGCGTGCTTTAACCTTGAGTGCAGCGGCAACAGCACGTTATGTGGCAGCAGCTTGCGAGACACTAAATGATGAATTAACCACACAACGTGCGCCAGATTTTATGACCATGAGTGTGCATGAACCTGTGGGTGTTGTGGCAGCGATTACACCGTGGAACTCACCGATTGCCAGCGAAGTACAGAAGCTAGCACCTGCACTAGCAGGCGGTAATGCAGTCATTCTAAAACCAGCAGAAGTGACTTCTTTGATCGCACTGGAATTAGCGAAAATCTTTGAAGAAGCTGGTTTGCCTAAA is drawn from Acinetobacter suaedae and contains these coding sequences:
- the pgaD gene encoding poly-beta-1,6-N-acetyl-D-glucosamine biosynthesis protein PgaD, whose product is MNQQFIRTIVTNIEHDVSKLDIPKYIDKPEYVTNRKAGYSLQMIGWLLWIWLLLPLFTIVLWMYEFWVVHQYVMIPPIIAQVYNLRFIVLGISLLVVTLLLWASYNWYRFKDNERRLKMENTPLEEFVHFFGVTLADQQKMQSAKTLILHYDVQGQLCDFDIIGSQKLVL
- the pgaB gene encoding poly-beta-1,6-N-acetyl-D-glucosamine N-deacetylase PgaB, with the protein product MKNLLLIFIASLLHSTSTFAEYLDFKKHPIQSYIPLSTQCEFNTTPSKVPSNMNIMHVDLDYVFDTDKVQQQRNILALISRINQIRPNTIFLQAFADPDANGSASTVYFKNRHIPTRDNIFNTVSQQIKQFTDVQAIFAWLPLIAWEPTTPNLTYVEHAKNNRDGYIRLSPFDTNNIKIIAEIYQDFAANNPVDGILFHDDITLNDFEDTQHLALATFNSWGFNKHYVFKPWQPQQILFAKHKTEYLDQLAYGVSKIVKCKQPNIKTARNSYAPITLNPESEKWFAQSLKSTFKYYDYNAIMAMPYMEQAPDHQMFYQQLVKNSKQYDPNLERTVFELQTFDWHKNIAINSLKIKADIILLKDLNAKHIGYYPEDFVQQHPNANAIKQAFDYQ
- a CDS encoding IclR family transcriptional regulator — translated: MNLSVETDSQESELIKNDDRYLVPGLVRGLAILQAFNQQTQEMTITEIAEILDVNRSSAFRLIYTLESCGFLRKASQKTYALDSKVMELGFNSLSKQSLLDLATPLMKELRDQTKLAVHLSILEGTHIVFINNVQSNGTFTSNIGLGTRWPAHATVIGQMLLADLPETEIRDRYKNFNQWDTFSELTPKNLKTLLQRLSFVKTQRSMVSWGHYNHDMAACAVPIFKQSTGKVTAVLSVSCPLGTYEEDYFRNEIAEMVIQTADKISKFIY
- a CDS encoding non-heme iron oxygenase ferredoxin subunit; the encoded protein is MSWISVCQQDDVTEDEPKAIEVDGKKIGVFFIDEKYFAIENVCPHAYALLTEGFIEDQTVECPLHEAIFDIQTGELKSGPGCRDLCTYPVRVEGQEVQIQL
- a CDS encoding recombinase-like helix-turn-helix domain-containing protein produces the protein MKTFNEKLANWIHAVPATEAGINNIQVPGQPELLIWQTRYKEPTVYEQDFVQHLIKAFSAGVTELNDLVQTLNQQGFRCESGELWTSESFSEEMQRLGY
- a CDS encoding aromatic ring-hydroxylating oxygenase subunit alpha, with translation MNAAVSATPSVEEYLDLGLRDQWHPVLASWEVAANPVGITRLGENIVVWRDDQGQVHALEDRCPHRGARLSLGWNLGNRVACWYHGVEVRHDGVVEDVPAVHECPMKGTKCIKSYPVIEAHGAIFLWFGIDPNEEPKALDFPEQLASEEWSAFLCQADWKVNHQYAIDNVMDPMHGSYLHCTSHSMAEGDRTAEMKHRSTEHGFVFEKEGQIGVNFDWVEYANTGASWLRLSIPYRKDFGPGGEFWIVGYATPIDAKNTRVFFWRCRKVSGWQRNVWRFLYRNHLEKLHWDVLEQDRIILENLAPNARQQEFLYQHDVGLSRLRRLMKKEAEKQLKKIAALNTSNRIEMQEEAHG
- a CDS encoding SDR family oxidoreductase, producing MANVALLQGKKVLVTGAARGLGRDFAQAIAEAGAQVVMADILDELVQKEAIELQQRGLKVEAVKIDLSDAVSIQQAVEQAVEYLGGVDGLVNCAALATNVGGKSLMDYDADLWDRVMNINVKGTWLVTKACVPYLKQANAGKVINVASDTALWGAPNLMAYVASKGALVAMTRSMARELGQFNICINTLSPGLTLVEATEYVPQERHDLYVNGRAIQRQQLPQDLNGTALYLLSDLSSFVTGQNIPVNGGFVFN
- a CDS encoding VOC family protein, whose amino-acid sequence is MITGIEILKFGVEDRAASNKFLADFGLTQRSSDIEGTDLYQTQNGSKIYLFDCDDTRLPQAIESGSTLREVTWGLDDAEQDLADLADRLADVDGYQATTDLVQCIDPNGMTIRFQQSFTHELPALRTEGINQYGSVNRINAASPVYEKGQPVAVGHVVFFTPDLEKTEKFYIEKLGFYLSDAYRNRGAFLRCRGKGFHHDLFLLSIPNKPAGLNHVAFVVRDIHEVIGGGLNMNRSEWSTFIGPGRHPISSAYFWYVNSPLGGAFEYYTNDDYLTEEWQPRVEEHRLELFTEWAIEGGLDDHTRRQVKPA
- a CDS encoding NAD(P)/FAD-dependent oxidoreductase; translated protein: MERIVIVGAGQAAGWAVSTLRQNGFLGEIHVVSNEDQVFYERPPLSKQVLSKEASYESLNLFSTEQVQEFNIQWHKPDVATQVDRQQKQVVLESGQILPYDKLLIATGSRARVPVNTWQFIPNVVTLRNVQDCERLAEILQHAQKLAVVGGGWIGLEIAATARKQGKEVHIFEYGDRLCARSVSPDVSDFLKAMHEQQGTQIHLNSKNLHLIEAGHHKVEVVNHPNTTELFDCVVVGAGADIAKELGVNAGLDVKDGIVVNCFGQTSDQDIYAAGDVAIHPSLGYCIQSWANAQNQAIAAAKSMLGIETEYTDIPWLWSDQYHFNIQILGTYQPERTKQTVVRRSTDDQCSYLYLDDQNCLINMIAINDSKLVKLAKRWMQSNTVLDPKLLADPEFNVMKLKP